The following coding sequences are from one Synergistota bacterium window:
- a CDS encoding lytic transglycosylase domain-containing protein, giving the protein MGSRCPSTLCKTILMFLCISVFITSLPQVSLSAESVIEKLLKANSYRREGKLKEAKELYAECLPQSEMLSPHVKFYLGLIYMNGKDYTTALSYFKELWRSREKLPIEIKAVLPYRIAQIYENLGKLERAYGFYLLSLELGTAYIRKVARYRLALISFRKRSYKKASEWILSILSDYPRDKDANDLLLRLLPYLRSPGKEVLYRAGRAYYLRGEYKIALRYFKRSRKLFWEAITLERLGRRRDAFRLYGALLKRGVIWETLVRRYVALSESINAKKKAYSLLRSILKKKKHEDLILFYLYYLTHDSRYKRLLLKEFPRSKWALRVSWLEGWRRYISGKYRDALSEWRIILKYHAGDPICARVIYYLMKKGLYSRLKARRVLSLSFPLEYYTVRKYGISLNRRKPSLPKDALSRKLLKAGFWEFAFIRGNLLNGIPTPSRKLFLSIVSEKMFNYHSSVAYATYLILSGWRDRDVWRRAYPLTNYFSYIVKISKREKVDPLLVLSVIHQESKFNPRAVSWAGAVGLMQIMPFTARSLGVKDRNALFSPYVNIKLGIVHLAGFMRKYKNNLYLALAAYNAGGGNVSRWISKIKAKSWEEWMEMIPYRETRNYVKKVIAAYRIYKELYRKK; this is encoded by the coding sequence ATGGGTAGTAGATGTCCTTCCACCCTTTGTAAAACCATCCTGATGTTCCTATGTATATCAGTTTTTATCACCTCGCTTCCTCAGGTTTCTTTATCGGCAGAGAGCGTAATAGAAAAGCTTTTGAAGGCAAATTCATATAGAAGAGAAGGAAAGCTCAAAGAGGCAAAGGAGCTTTATGCCGAGTGTCTTCCTCAAAGTGAGATGCTTTCTCCCCACGTCAAATTCTACTTGGGACTTATTTACATGAATGGGAAAGACTATACTACAGCATTATCTTACTTTAAGGAACTCTGGAGATCAAGAGAGAAACTTCCTATAGAGATTAAGGCAGTCCTGCCTTACAGAATTGCTCAGATCTATGAGAACTTGGGGAAGCTGGAAAGGGCCTATGGTTTCTATCTGCTTTCCCTTGAGCTCGGAACAGCGTATATAAGAAAGGTTGCTCGATACAGGCTCGCTCTTATATCCTTTAGGAAAAGAAGCTATAAAAAGGCTTCTGAATGGATTCTTTCCATATTGAGCGATTATCCAAGGGATAAAGATGCTAATGATCTGCTTTTAAGGCTCCTTCCTTACCTGAGATCTCCCGGAAAAGAAGTTCTTTACAGAGCTGGTAGAGCTTACTATCTTAGAGGAGAGTATAAGATAGCTTTGCGCTATTTTAAAAGATCGAGAAAGCTTTTCTGGGAAGCTATCACGCTTGAGAGATTAGGAAGAAGAAGGGATGCTTTCAGGCTTTATGGTGCGCTTCTTAAGAGAGGAGTAATCTGGGAAACCTTAGTTAGAAGGTATGTTGCTCTTTCGGAAAGCATAAATGCTAAGAAAAAGGCTTATTCTTTGCTTAGATCTATTTTGAAGAAAAAAAAGCATGAGGATTTGATTCTCTTTTATCTTTATTACCTCACGCATGATTCAAGATATAAACGTCTCCTTTTAAAGGAGTTTCCTCGCTCTAAATGGGCCCTTCGCGTTTCATGGCTTGAGGGATGGAGACGTTATATCTCTGGGAAATATAGAGATGCATTAAGCGAATGGAGAATTATTCTAAAGTATCATGCTGGTGATCCCATCTGTGCGAGGGTTATATACTATCTTATGAAGAAAGGACTCTATTCTCGATTAAAAGCCAGGCGTGTTCTATCCCTATCGTTTCCACTGGAGTATTACACTGTTAGAAAATACGGCATCTCTCTTAACCGGAGAAAACCCTCTCTTCCTAAGGATGCTCTTTCAAGAAAGCTCCTTAAGGCTGGCTTCTGGGAGTTTGCCTTCATTAGAGGAAACCTTCTCAATGGGATACCCACTCCTTCGAGAAAACTATTTTTATCAATCGTTTCAGAAAAGATGTTTAACTATCACTCATCTGTGGCCTATGCTACATACTTAATACTTTCCGGTTGGAGAGATAGAGATGTATGGAGAAGAGCTTATCCTCTCACAAACTATTTTAGTTATATAGTCAAGATTTCTAAAAGGGAAAAGGTAGATCCCCTACTTGTTCTCTCCGTTATACATCAGGAAAGTAAATTCAATCCCCGCGCGGTTTCCTGGGCAGGAGCTGTAGGTCTCATGCAAATCATGCCGTTTACTGCCAGGAGTCTTGGTGTTAAGGATAGAAATGCACTTTTTTCCCCCTACGTTAACATAAAACTTGGGATAGTGCATCTTGCGGGTTTTATGAGAAAATACAAGAATAATCTCTATTTGGCTTTAGCTGCTTATAATGCTGGAGGTGGAAACGTTTCAAGATGGATCAGTAAGATAAAAGCCAAGAGCTGGGAAGAGTGGATGGAAATGATACCCTATAGGGAGACGAGAAACTACGTTAAAAAGGTCATAGCTGCCTATAGGATCTATAAGGAGCTTTATAGGAAGAAATGA
- a CDS encoding DUF72 domain-containing protein, producing MIYIGTSGWFYKGWKDIYYPSDLPPNDWFEFYAKDFNTVEINSTFYRGAKKSNLKRWKKKAPEGFVFTLKAFRGITHLKKLKNTREDVENFLNEASVLEKNLGSILFQLPPSLKCSPELLKEFIDELPSGFRFAFEFRHKSWFESKEIEEILREKNCAFVIVSAPKLPETVKITADWAYIRFHGKDKWYDYLYSEEEMERWASLINEIKGNLKNIFIYFNNDTHAYAIQNAKLLRKLVNPAD from the coding sequence CTGATATACATAGGAACATCAGGATGGTTTTACAAAGGGTGGAAGGACATCTACTACCCATCGGATCTCCCCCCAAATGACTGGTTTGAGTTTTATGCTAAAGATTTTAACACAGTTGAGATAAACTCAACTTTCTACAGAGGGGCAAAAAAGAGCAATTTAAAAAGATGGAAAAAGAAAGCCCCAGAAGGCTTTGTTTTTACTCTCAAAGCTTTCAGAGGCATCACTCACCTGAAAAAACTTAAGAACACCCGGGAGGATGTTGAAAACTTTCTCAACGAAGCATCCGTTCTTGAGAAAAACCTCGGTTCCATTCTGTTTCAGCTTCCCCCCTCTTTAAAATGCTCACCGGAGCTCTTAAAAGAGTTCATAGATGAGCTTCCTTCCGGATTTAGATTTGCGTTTGAGTTCAGGCACAAGAGCTGGTTTGAGAGCAAAGAAATCGAGGAAATATTGAGAGAGAAAAACTGCGCGTTCGTCATCGTAAGTGCTCCCAAGCTTCCGGAAACCGTAAAAATAACTGCGGATTGGGCTTACATAAGATTTCACGGCAAAGATAAGTGGTATGATTACCTTTACTCAGAGGAAGAGATGGAAAGATGGGCTTCTCTCATAAACGAGATAAAAGGGAACCTCAAAAATATCTTTATTTATTTCAACAACGATACGCACGCATACGCTATCCAGAACGCAAAGCTTTTAAGAAAATTAGTTAATCCCGCAGATTGA
- a CDS encoding type II toxin-antitoxin system HicA family toxin: MPKLPRLTAHEAESLLLKVGFKMVRSKGSHRIYRKGNRRIVIPFHAGINLHPKIMKKVLDFAKEVEGSEEV, translated from the coding sequence TTGCCTAAGCTTCCAAGGTTGACAGCTCATGAGGCTGAAAGTTTGCTTTTAAAAGTGGGTTTCAAAATGGTTAGATCTAAGGGGAGTCATAGGATATATAGAAAAGGAAATAGAAGGATTGTGATTCCTTTTCACGCAGGGATAAATCTTCATCCTAAGATTATGAAGAAAGTTCTTGATTTTGCTAAGGAGGTGGAGGGCAGTGAGGAGGTTTAA
- a CDS encoding type II toxin-antitoxin system HicB family antitoxin: MRKLRFNVVVERDEHGYYAYCPLLDGCQTQGKTLEEALSNIKEAIELYWETLSEEERKEILLREVKTLDMEVQVA; encoded by the coding sequence GTGAGGAAGCTTAGGTTTAATGTGGTAGTGGAGAGGGATGAGCATGGATATTATGCTTACTGCCCTCTTTTGGATGGATGTCAAACGCAGGGAAAAACTCTTGAGGAGGCTTTATCTAATATAAAGGAAGCTATAGAGCTTTATTGGGAAACTCTTTCAGAGGAAGAGAGAAAAGAGATACTGCTTAGAGAGGTAAAAACCTTGGATATGGAGGTTCAGGTTGCCTAA